A DNA window from Chryseobacterium sp. MEBOG06 contains the following coding sequences:
- a CDS encoding alpha/beta hydrolase, with amino-acid sequence MKAIKFKNRNWDVAGILQFPKDFDETKKYQAIVCAHPISSCKEQTAGNIYGKALAEAGFITLVFDASNQGESGGEVRF; translated from the coding sequence ATGAAAGCAATAAAATTCAAAAACAGAAATTGGGACGTAGCAGGTATCTTGCAGTTCCCGAAAGACTTTGATGAAACGAAAAAATATCAGGCGATTGTTTGTGCACACCCTATCAGCAGTTGTAAGGAACAGACAGCCGGAAATATTTATGGAAAAGCATTGGCAGAAGCTGGTTTTATTACACTGGTTTTTGATGCTTCCAATCAGGGAGAAAGCGGTGGCGAAGTAAGGTTTTAG
- a CDS encoding carbohydrate kinase family protein, which produces MLVASELGFQADYPEENILFIAENTNTKAICVTRGKHGSILLWENSFYYRKGFMMKVVGTAGVGDSYLAALIAKLTSDKEPEKVSDFASAVGAIIASHPGANPK; this is translated from the coding sequence TTGTTAGTTGCTTCAGAGCTTGGGTTCCAGGCAGATTATCCGGAGGAGAACATCCTTTTTATAGCAGAAAACACCAATACAAAAGCAATCTGTGTAACAAGAGGAAAACATGGTTCAATATTGCTTTGGGAAAATTCTTTTTACTACCGTAAGGGCTTCATGATGAAAGTTGTAGGTACAGCAGGTGTCGGAGATTCTTATCTCGCCGCCCTTATCGCAAAACTGACCAGTGATAAAGAACCTGAAAAAGTATCGGATTTTGCCAGTGCTGTCGGTGCTATCATAGCAAGCCATCCTGGTGCCAATCCGAAATAG
- a CDS encoding helix-turn-helix domain-containing protein, translating into MQLTIDKALKKKYTIKEFLEYTNISGFKNNHIHLAEYHKQKNMRRKSAPIELDFYFLAIKLNFDKDKNFGQTLFDQADAFVYLDQPGDFLQWDLEHQISGYHILIDAGLFRKIAKEYSFTYYGNHEALFITKEEEKTITDLFQKALKEFEGNESFSKDIVISYASLILSYIQKFYSRQFDTREELYNITVADFYKNLEAYYDNEQNAMKMPSVSYFSDLASLSSNYFGDLIKHYTGRSPQEHIHQLLIQTAKNKLRTTSLSISEIAFSLGFEYPSYFATFFKKETGISPSVFRNQ; encoded by the coding sequence TTGCAGCTTACAATTGATAAAGCATTGAAGAAAAAGTACACCATAAAAGAGTTTCTTGAATACACTAATATAAGCGGCTTTAAGAATAATCATATTCATTTGGCGGAATACCATAAGCAGAAGAATATGCGAAGAAAATCGGCTCCCATTGAGCTCGACTTTTATTTTTTAGCAATCAAGCTCAACTTTGATAAAGACAAGAATTTTGGTCAGACGCTATTCGATCAGGCAGATGCCTTTGTATATCTGGACCAGCCGGGGGATTTTCTTCAATGGGATTTAGAACATCAAATTTCGGGGTATCATATTTTGATTGATGCAGGTTTGTTCAGAAAAATTGCTAAAGAATACAGCTTTACTTACTACGGCAATCACGAAGCACTTTTTATTACCAAAGAGGAAGAAAAAACAATTACCGACCTTTTCCAAAAAGCATTAAAAGAATTTGAAGGCAACGAGAGCTTTTCTAAGGATATAGTGATTTCCTATGCTTCGCTTATTCTATCCTATATCCAGAAATTTTACAGCAGGCAGTTTGATACAAGAGAGGAACTGTATAACATTACGGTAGCCGATTTTTACAAGAACCTCGAAGCGTATTATGACAATGAACAGAATGCCATGAAAATGCCATCGGTTTCCTACTTTTCGGATTTAGCCAGTTTATCTTCCAATTATTTTGGCGACCTCATAAAACATTATACAGGGCGTTCGCCACAGGAACATATACATCAACTGCTCATACAGACAGCAAAGAACAAATTACGGACAACTTCTTTAAGCATAAGCGAGATAGCCTTTAGTTTAGGGTTTGAATATCCGTCCTATTTTGCCACGTTTTTCAAAAAGGAAACAGGCATTTCCCCAAGTGTGTTCCGAAATCAGTAA
- a CDS encoding IS3 family transposase (programmed frameshift) — protein sequence MDSKKTSGPVHEYSEAFKRQVVSEYERGLYTKSQLQTRYNIRGNSCIPKWLIKYGNFTYEKQISKGRPMKDPQKQKIKELEAALSKKEEELKVFRKFIEIAERELKIEIGKKVWFQSIQEIKAHTNLPVEDICRLFGYSKQAYYKRRSRPSLNNNQERIIELVVSIRKKMPKIGTRKLYFLLKNDFNKESIQIGRDGLFKILRSNYLLIPRRHSYFKTTNSRHWMKKYPNIIKEKELKCSEKVWVADITYLKTKERNYYLHLITDAYSKKIVGYELSDNLQTSSTLKALKQAIRNRVYKHPLIHHSDRGLQYCSKEYTEMLKKNDILISMTENSDPYENAVAERVNGILKYEFGLIGTFENFKNLSRQLDQSIYYYNNLRPHFSLHYNIPSQVHMKNNVKLKTYKKQNQNRKIPTLI from the exons ATGGATTCAAAAAAAACATCAGGTCCTGTACATGAGTACAGTGAGGCCTTCAAAAGACAAGTTGTCTCTGAATATGAACGGGGATTATATACAAAATCCCAATTGCAAACACGATACAATATCCGTGGTAATTCATGTATTCCGAAATGGTTAATAAAATATGGTAACTTTACTTATGAAAAACAAATAAGTAAAGGCAGGCCCATGAAAGACCCACAGAAACAAAAGATTAAAGAGCTTGAGGCAGCTTTATCAAAAAAGGAAGAAGAACTCAAGGTCTTTAGGAAATTTATAGAAATCGCTGAACGTGAATTAAAGATTGAAATTG GTAAAAAAGTCTGGTTCCAATCAATCCAGGAAATAAAGGCACATACGAATCTTCCAGTAGAAGATATCTGCCGATTGTTTGGATACAGTAAACAAGCTTATTACAAAAGAAGGAGCCGGCCGAGTTTAAATAATAATCAAGAAAGAATTATAGAATTAGTAGTATCAATTCGCAAAAAGATGCCTAAAATAGGTACTCGGAAACTTTATTTCTTACTTAAAAATGATTTTAACAAAGAAAGCATTCAAATAGGAAGAGATGGATTGTTTAAGATTTTAAGATCAAATTATCTTTTAATTCCCAGAAGACACAGTTACTTTAAAACAACGAACTCCAGACATTGGATGAAGAAATATCCCAATATCATCAAAGAAAAAGAATTGAAATGTTCAGAGAAGGTTTGGGTAGCAGATATTACCTATCTGAAAACTAAAGAGAGGAATTATTATCTTCACCTGATTACTGATGCTTATTCAAAAAAAATTGTAGGATATGAATTGAGTGATAATTTACAGACCAGTTCTACATTGAAGGCATTAAAACAAGCCATAAGGAATCGGGTATATAAACATCCCTTAATTCATCATTCAGACAGAGGTTTACAGTATTGTAGTAAAGAATATACCGAAATGCTAAAGAAGAATGATATTCTTATCAGTATGACAGAGAACTCGGATCCTTATGAAAATGCTGTAGCAGAAAGAGTGAATGGCATTCTAAAATATGAATTTGGATTGATTGGTACTTTTGAAAATTTTAAAAATCTCTCTCGACAGCTTGATCAATCAATTTACTATTATAATAATTTGAGACCCCATTTTTCATTACATTATAATATTCCAAGCCAAGTACACATGAAAAATAATGTGAAATTAAAAACCTATAAAAAACAAAATCAGAATAGGAAAATCCCTACTCTGATTTAA
- a CDS encoding DUF1826 domain-containing protein encodes MDNKFSDNSQVGVVSTFSELVNTHFHGLINAICWHRKLSGDFEEIVSKLQLKENITEVSIDDLLKLQLSENGNAAREVILNDLQLLTAFGASPSLNLLKNYERDQEFDFISTDVYSYHVDRSPVGTDTFLCTYYGAASDIIPNHQVEQKILIPEIREKLKELHDGPEAEFETFLKDCFFDLHYQPKQNAQPTNLGSGYLWRLAVDHPAQQVLPCVHRAPVENDGEYRLLLIC; translated from the coding sequence ATGGACAATAAATTTTCTGACAACAGCCAGGTCGGCGTAGTTTCTACTTTTTCTGAACTTGTAAATACCCATTTTCATGGACTTATAAATGCTATTTGCTGGCATAGAAAGCTGTCCGGAGATTTTGAAGAAATTGTATCTAAGCTTCAGTTAAAAGAAAATATTACAGAAGTTTCCATTGATGATCTTTTAAAGCTGCAGTTATCGGAAAACGGAAATGCTGCAAGGGAAGTTATCTTAAATGATTTACAGTTATTAACTGCTTTCGGAGCATCCCCTTCGCTTAATTTACTCAAAAACTATGAACGGGATCAGGAGTTCGATTTTATTTCAACAGATGTATATTCTTACCATGTTGACCGTTCGCCTGTTGGGACAGATACTTTTTTATGTACATATTACGGTGCTGCGAGTGATATCATACCCAATCATCAGGTGGAGCAAAAAATCCTGATTCCTGAAATCAGGGAAAAGCTTAAAGAATTACATGACGGCCCGGAAGCAGAATTTGAAACCTTCCTGAAAGACTGTTTCTTTGATTTACATTATCAGCCTAAACAAAATGCCCAGCCCACCAATTTAGGTTCAGGATATCTGTGGAGATTAGCGGTTGATCATCCGGCTCAGCAGGTTTTACCTTGTGTGCACAGAGCTCCTGTAGAAAACGATGGTGAATATCGGCTGCTATTGATCTGCTGA
- a CDS encoding TetR/AcrR family transcriptional regulator, translating into MDTHQRIIETAISVLNENFSATFEEIAASCNLSRRTLHRYFKSRNELLEACNKNMMLSWEEAAIKACNSSANPLVQLEHLLYAGIDSGIKYAFLIKLNEVEPSSEAFESEKTKDYLQTRNNLFRAIQELQKEKLINERLPLPWIKILFTSIITATITAFRSGDIAPNEVKKLAWYSFSRSIGIQ; encoded by the coding sequence ATGGATACTCATCAAAGAATTATTGAGACGGCTATATCCGTTTTAAATGAGAATTTTTCGGCAACATTTGAAGAAATAGCAGCAAGCTGCAACCTCAGCAGAAGGACTTTACACCGGTATTTTAAAAGCCGCAACGAACTGCTGGAAGCCTGCAATAAAAACATGATGCTGTCCTGGGAAGAGGCAGCCATCAAAGCCTGCAACAGTTCTGCTAATCCGCTGGTACAATTGGAACACTTATTATACGCCGGAATTGACAGCGGGATAAAGTATGCATTTCTCATTAAGCTGAATGAGGTAGAGCCTTCCTCTGAAGCTTTTGAAAGCGAAAAAACTAAAGACTATTTACAAACAAGAAACAACTTATTCCGTGCAATACAGGAGTTGCAAAAAGAAAAGCTGATCAATGAACGTTTACCATTACCGTGGATAAAAATTTTATTCACCAGTATAATTACAGCTACCATCACGGCATTCAGATCAGGGGATATTGCCCCGAATGAAGTAAAGAAACTGGCATGGTACTCATTCAGCAGAAGTATAGGGATACAATAA
- a CDS encoding ClpXP adapter SpxH family protein, translating to MTHKTSDTNPLLCNPETGICEMPDTRSNDFTSENIPSKNKPVKVVYFTDPICSSCWGIEPQLRKLKLEYGNTIEIEYHMGGLLPDWSYNGGGISKPSDVAHHWDEVSVYYDMPIDGDVWLEDPLHSSYPPSIAFKAAQLQDKGKAIRFLREIREMVFLQKKNITQWEHIAQAAQNAGLDTNQLKTDFESRAEPLFYEDLQTAREFGVRGFPTIFFMDSSGNKEIVYGSKPYASYEETILKLFPKAVKIDYNKNWESLFMIYPTLTAKEFSVLSGTPRNESEKALNSLSENGRLEKISTKNGALWKWKL from the coding sequence ATGACACACAAAACATCCGATACCAACCCGCTTTTATGCAATCCTGAAACTGGAATTTGTGAAATGCCGGATACCCGGTCTAATGATTTTACTTCAGAAAATATTCCTTCAAAAAACAAACCGGTTAAAGTTGTCTACTTTACCGATCCTATCTGCTCTTCCTGCTGGGGTATAGAACCACAGCTCAGAAAACTGAAACTTGAATATGGTAATACTATTGAAATTGAATACCATATGGGAGGATTGCTGCCAGACTGGAGCTATAATGGCGGAGGAATAAGCAAACCTTCTGACGTAGCCCATCATTGGGATGAGGTAAGTGTTTATTATGACATGCCTATTGATGGTGATGTATGGCTGGAAGATCCCTTACATTCTTCTTACCCTCCTTCTATAGCCTTCAAAGCTGCACAGCTTCAGGATAAAGGAAAAGCAATACGGTTTCTGCGTGAGATAAGGGAAATGGTATTTCTACAAAAGAAAAATATTACCCAATGGGAACATATTGCTCAAGCAGCTCAAAATGCAGGATTAGATACCAACCAATTAAAAACAGATTTTGAGTCTCGTGCAGAACCCCTTTTTTATGAAGATCTGCAAACTGCCAGAGAATTTGGAGTAAGAGGCTTTCCTACTATTTTTTTTATGGACAGTTCTGGAAATAAAGAAATCGTATATGGTTCAAAGCCCTATGCTTCTTACGAAGAAACAATCTTAAAATTATTTCCTAAAGCAGTAAAAATCGATTACAACAAAAACTGGGAATCCCTTTTTATGATCTACCCCACTCTTACCGCAAAGGAGTTTTCTGTATTATCCGGAACACCAAGGAACGAAAGTGAAAAAGCACTGAACAGCCTTTCAGAAAATGGACGGTTAGAGAAGATTTCAACGAAGAACGGAGCCCTATGGAAATGGAAATTGTAA
- a CDS encoding sialate O-acetylesterase, translating to MIHSFLMIGQSNMAGRGYVKEVPSIFDEHIKMQRNGLWQIMSEPINFDRPSSGVGLAASFAASWRLDNEQDEIGLIPCADGGTSLDDWAIDGALFQNAVSQAILAQRTSTLKGVLWHQGENDCSPEKAAQYVEKFSVIIDALRKELNIPEVPLIIGGLGDYLTNGIFGQYFRSYPLVNQALQDFAHTHKNSYFVTAKGLTSNPDRIHFNALSQRLLGLRYYNAYRDLKHLSDPVNDEGKVLDIIYNRPYTKTEKVKLLEQEFALGNIDSKNYLEQLTSIGQE from the coding sequence ATGATACATTCCTTTTTAATGATAGGCCAATCTAATATGGCTGGCCGTGGTTATGTAAAAGAAGTTCCATCAATCTTTGATGAACATATTAAAATGCAGAGAAACGGATTATGGCAGATCATGTCTGAACCGATTAATTTTGACCGCCCCAGTTCTGGTGTGGGACTTGCGGCCTCATTTGCCGCTTCCTGGAGACTGGATAATGAACAAGATGAAATTGGATTGATTCCATGTGCTGATGGAGGAACAAGTCTGGATGACTGGGCTATTGACGGTGCATTGTTTCAAAATGCAGTATCACAGGCCATACTTGCACAACGAACAAGCACACTAAAAGGTGTCTTATGGCATCAGGGAGAGAATGACTGTTCCCCTGAAAAGGCAGCTCAATATGTTGAAAAGTTTTCTGTTATTATTGATGCGTTGCGTAAGGAATTAAATATTCCGGAAGTTCCCCTTATCATCGGTGGTTTGGGAGATTATCTTACCAATGGGATATTCGGACAGTATTTCAGGTCTTACCCTCTGGTCAATCAGGCATTGCAGGATTTTGCACATACTCACAAAAACTCGTATTTTGTTACTGCAAAAGGGCTTACCTCCAATCCGGATAGAATCCACTTCAATGCTTTATCACAAAGATTATTGGGACTAAGGTATTATAATGCTTACCGTGATCTGAAACATCTTTCTGATCCTGTAAATGATGAAGGTAAAGTATTGGACATCATCTATAACCGTCCTTATACCAAGACAGAAAAAGTAAAACTGCTAGAACAGGAATTTGCTTTGGGAAATATTGACAGTAAGAATTATCTGGAACAATTGACTTCAATAGGTCAGGAATAA
- a CDS encoding sensor histidine kinase — MKLIHYISRRYVIYSILILLIAIPVFYFSLQYLMLKSLDENMHHQKEWIKKQLKTTIPDNFISFENSIIVRPSNNPKVFDSLYSQPVFIPDDNETVMHRILLSNTIVNGKPYEIRIQKSMIEDEDLLNSILVLQLVLVIVLLAGLMIINFRLSKNLWKPFNDIVHKLNLYRVDSNEEYQFMPTRIEEFKNLGNSIKDLTQRNRKLFKTQKEFTENASHELQTPIAVMQSKVELLMQTSPISQEQAELIEDISIAGNKMQRLNRTLLLLTKIENNQFPDTEKVKIKNVIQKLLHQYEEPAEQKNIQWEIMLDSEIEITAHPILIDILIGNIMSNAIRHSENGRLISVKTSQKKLTVSNPANKKLDEKELFQRFKKQSENTHSIGLGLEMSKKICDLYHYEIQYHFTDQHHTFSIIFN; from the coding sequence ATGAAATTAATCCACTACATATCACGCCGTTATGTTATCTACTCCATTCTTATATTGCTGATAGCCATCCCTGTCTTCTATTTCTCCTTACAATATCTGATGCTGAAAAGTCTGGATGAAAATATGCATCATCAAAAGGAATGGATAAAAAAGCAGTTAAAAACAACAATTCCCGATAATTTTATTTCTTTCGAAAACAGCATTATTGTCCGCCCTTCGAATAATCCAAAGGTTTTTGATTCTCTATACAGCCAGCCTGTTTTTATTCCTGATGATAATGAAACGGTGATGCACAGGATTTTACTTTCCAATACGATTGTAAATGGTAAACCTTACGAAATCAGGATTCAAAAATCTATGATAGAGGATGAAGATCTTCTTAACAGCATTCTGGTTCTTCAATTGGTATTGGTTATTGTATTGCTGGCCGGCCTTATGATTATTAATTTTCGTCTCTCCAAAAATCTTTGGAAACCTTTTAATGATATTGTCCATAAACTGAATCTTTACCGGGTAGACAGTAATGAGGAGTATCAGTTTATGCCGACCCGTATTGAAGAGTTTAAAAACCTTGGAAACTCCATTAAAGATCTTACACAACGCAACCGAAAACTCTTTAAGACCCAAAAAGAATTTACGGAAAATGCTTCTCATGAACTTCAGACTCCCATAGCAGTGATGCAGAGTAAAGTGGAACTATTGATGCAGACCTCCCCTATATCTCAGGAACAGGCAGAATTAATTGAGGATATTTCTATTGCAGGAAATAAAATGCAGCGTCTCAACCGGACTCTTTTATTGCTGACTAAAATCGAAAACAATCAGTTTCCGGATACCGAAAAAGTAAAAATTAAAAATGTTATTCAAAAATTACTGCATCAGTATGAAGAGCCTGCTGAACAAAAAAATATCCAATGGGAAATTATGCTGGACAGTGAAATAGAGATTACAGCCCATCCAATCCTTATTGATATATTAATCGGAAATATCATGTCTAATGCAATAAGGCATTCAGAAAACGGGCGTCTTATTTCTGTAAAAACTTCTCAGAAAAAACTTACAGTCTCCAATCCGGCAAATAAAAAGCTTGATGAAAAAGAGTTGTTTCAACGGTTTAAAAAACAGTCAGAAAACACTCACAGTATCGGATTAGGCCTGGAGATGAGCAAAAAGATCTGCGATCTTTATCACTACGAAATCCAGTATCACTTTACTGATCAGCACCATACGTTCAGTATTATTTTCAATTAA
- a CDS encoding response regulator transcription factor: MKILVVEDEAALSKSIVTYLKQENYLCEVAPNFNTALEKVDSYDYDCILLDISLPDGNGLNVLKTLKEDNKTDGVIIISAKDSIDDKIAGLQLGADDYIPKPFHLSELSARIAAVIRRRRFNGGNVLVFHEITIDTVAKTVTVHQQTVDLTRKEYDLLLYFAINKNRVLSKTAIAEHLSGENADVYDNYDFIYAHIKNLKKKLGAAGSTDYLKSVYGMGYKFEY, from the coding sequence ATGAAAATACTGGTCGTTGAAGATGAAGCAGCACTGAGCAAAAGTATCGTTACCTATTTGAAACAGGAGAATTACCTTTGTGAAGTTGCTCCTAACTTTAACACGGCCCTTGAAAAAGTAGATTCTTATGATTACGACTGCATTCTTCTTGACATTTCCCTGCCTGACGGCAATGGACTGAATGTTTTAAAGACTTTAAAAGAGGATAATAAAACAGACGGAGTGATTATTATTTCTGCCAAAGATTCCATTGATGATAAAATCGCAGGATTACAGCTGGGAGCAGATGATTATATTCCGAAGCCTTTTCATTTATCAGAATTAAGCGCAAGAATTGCCGCTGTAATCCGCCGCCGTAGATTTAACGGGGGGAATGTGCTGGTATTTCATGAAATTACCATTGATACGGTAGCTAAAACCGTTACTGTTCATCAGCAAACAGTTGATTTAACAAGAAAGGAGTATGATTTACTGCTTTATTTTGCTATTAATAAAAACAGGGTTCTTTCCAAAACAGCAATTGCAGAACATCTTTCCGGAGAAAACGCTGATGTCTATGACAATTATGATTTTATCTATGCTCATATCAAAAATCTGAAAAAGAAACTGGGCGCTGCGGGAAGTACTGACTATTTAAAATCTGTTTACGGAATGGGATATAAATTTGAATATTAA
- a CDS encoding SpvB/TcaC N-terminal domain-containing protein, with amino-acid sequence MEKNYHQKIQLFSSLVLSFISVFCFAQNFHDTKGNIEVNRVGQLQFSLPLDLTPGIKSVSPQISLVYNSESGNGIAGYGWRISGITTISRTSKNIENTGEVKGLQMDFSDYYSFNGKRLVLKSGEYGKDGAQYVTEKYSNAKFKSIGTAAGWYGPEYWEVTFEDGSQAWYGRSADARIPTEYNISEWQDPQGNYISYNYVQGTGAALISSIRWGGNKDMNTPHMNTIQFTYNDRDLKEESYVQGLRSYQNKILSEVKVITGNNQFKRYSIEYTGNGTNYQFAGKITEYNANNEPANPVTFNYPPMVNSSYAEYTAEPEPFNDVKLVGDFNGDSYLDFLMNNGTVKLGAFNETFSTVSTGKNFAGNAKVVSTLLDEEGQVYNGNGIVEYKDSRIYGYIFRNNDFVKVFDKSLVIQYFTDQVII; translated from the coding sequence ATGGAAAAAAATTATCATCAGAAAATACAGCTGTTTTCATCGCTCGTATTATCTTTCATTTCAGTGTTCTGCTTTGCCCAGAATTTCCATGATACTAAAGGAAATATTGAAGTAAACAGAGTTGGACAGCTGCAGTTTTCATTGCCCCTGGACCTTACTCCGGGAATAAAATCAGTATCACCACAGATTAGTTTGGTTTACAACAGTGAATCAGGTAATGGTATAGCTGGATATGGATGGAGAATTTCAGGAATAACCACAATCAGCAGAACATCTAAAAACATAGAAAATACCGGAGAGGTAAAAGGACTTCAGATGGACTTCTCTGATTATTACAGTTTTAATGGTAAAAGACTGGTACTCAAATCAGGAGAATATGGTAAAGACGGCGCTCAGTATGTAACAGAGAAATATTCCAATGCGAAATTTAAATCTATAGGAACTGCCGCTGGATGGTATGGTCCGGAATATTGGGAAGTGACTTTTGAGGACGGTTCTCAGGCCTGGTATGGCCGTAGTGCAGATGCCAGAATTCCAACTGAATATAATATAAGTGAATGGCAAGATCCACAGGGAAATTATATTTCATACAATTATGTACAGGGAACTGGTGCTGCCCTGATAAGCAGCATAAGGTGGGGTGGTAATAAGGATATGAACACGCCTCACATGAACACCATACAGTTCACCTACAATGACAGAGATTTAAAAGAAGAATCTTATGTACAAGGACTCAGATCTTACCAAAACAAGATTCTTTCCGAGGTAAAAGTAATTACAGGTAATAATCAGTTTAAGAGATACAGCATAGAGTATACAGGTAATGGAACCAATTACCAGTTTGCTGGAAAAATTACTGAGTATAATGCCAATAATGAACCTGCGAATCCTGTAACTTTCAACTATCCTCCTATGGTAAATTCTTCTTATGCAGAGTATACTGCGGAGCCTGAGCCTTTTAATGATGTTAAGTTGGTAGGGGATTTCAACGGAGATTCTTATCTGGATTTTCTGATGAATAACGGTACAGTAAAGCTGGGTGCATTCAATGAGACTTTTTCAACTGTTTCTACAGGTAAAAATTTTGCCGGTAATGCTAAAGTAGTCAGTACATTATTAGATGAAGAGGGACAAGTGTATAACGGGAATGGGATTGTTGAATATAAAGACAGCAGAATTTATGGCTATATTTTTAGAAATAATGATTTTGTAAAAGTATTCGATAAAAGTCTGGTAATACAGTATTTCACGGATCAGGTGATAATTTAA
- a CDS encoding DUF6624 domain-containing protein, with translation MRNNIYTLLLFLFLFTSVNAQEYSKLISEANKLYETKDYKMSTDLYDKAFKIESKNPSHLYNGACASSLAGNTKKAFKWLNLSIEKGWTNLKHLNSDTDLENLHSKKEWGKTIEKLEKKLELVEANYDKPLQAELLIILEEDQKYRMQIHETLKKFSDDSKEMQDLWKITLQKDSINLLKVKKILDEKGWVGKDKVGAQANNAIFLVIQHSDLETQKKYLPMMREAVTKGNANPGSLALLIDRIEIREGRKQIYGSQIGTNPNTNNQYVLPLIDPDHVDKRRTEVGLGSISDYVKNWNLIWDVEKYKSELPELEKLNK, from the coding sequence ATGAGAAACAATATTTATACTTTGTTATTATTTTTATTTTTATTCACAAGCGTTAATGCTCAAGAATATTCAAAATTAATAAGTGAAGCCAACAAATTATATGAAACAAAAGATTATAAAATGTCTACTGATTTATATGATAAAGCTTTTAAAATTGAAAGCAAAAATCCAAGTCACCTGTATAATGGCGCATGTGCATCTTCTTTAGCAGGAAATACAAAAAAAGCATTTAAATGGTTGAACTTATCAATAGAAAAAGGTTGGACAAATCTAAAGCACTTAAATTCTGATACTGATTTAGAAAATTTACATTCAAAAAAAGAATGGGGAAAAACGATTGAAAAGTTAGAAAAAAAATTAGAGTTAGTAGAAGCAAATTATGACAAACCATTGCAGGCTGAATTATTGATAATTCTTGAAGAAGACCAAAAATATAGGATGCAAATCCATGAAACTCTAAAAAAATTCAGTGATGATTCTAAAGAAATGCAAGACCTTTGGAAAATAACACTTCAGAAAGACTCAATTAACTTATTAAAAGTAAAAAAAATATTAGATGAAAAAGGTTGGGTTGGCAAAGACAAAGTAGGCGCACAAGCCAATAATGCGATATTTCTTGTCATTCAACATTCAGATCTGGAAACGCAAAAAAAATATTTACCAATGATGAGAGAAGCTGTAACAAAAGGAAATGCAAACCCAGGTTCTTTAGCTTTGTTAATTGACAGAATAGAAATCCGAGAAGGTAGAAAACAAATATATGGAAGTCAGATAGGAACCAATCCAAACACTAATAATCAATATGTTTTACCTTTGATTGATCCTGACCATGTAGATAAAAGAAGAACAGAAGTTGGCTTAGGTTCAATCTCTGATTATGTTAAAAATTGGAATTTAATTTGGGATGTTGAAAAGTATAAAAGTGAATTACCTGAATTAGAAAAATTAAATAAATAG